In Paenibacillus hexagrammi, the following are encoded in one genomic region:
- a CDS encoding ABC transporter permease, which translates to MQRIIGYGNRTGWLVLAVLFLLILLPLAAVIIQVLLPGVFFGKLVLGDLSLLLDVFRRPLWYVSLKNSVLLGIGTTFFATIIGAALAMVRSRWSFPTAKMLDIAVWLLIITPSFILAQGWVMFASADGLASSWFGWTWMHALIFQPAGLITVMTLSKFPFAYLTVYTAMEWKVDRLSEAARLSGASPWTVWRTIQAPLLLPAFCSGAMLVFMDTVGDFGLPASIAAVFRFPTLPYSIYSALYTSPIRFDMAGALSFYLVLLIALAMSVQLYAMRKSRFDFLSSRATRTEAKKPKKGTPWFVLGNLVFLAIVIGIPLGSNLLMSVSDSSAAAGTVSFTLEHYKQLFTSGGALVSGLLHSLEIAAGAAVIGLVIGFLIAYVLTYSQFRGRKAIDVISLISLAVPGIVLGIGYIFIWNQAWSDKIGLLLYGTPWILILASVAGTVPVITRVVVSAMAKVPAQLLSAAQMQGASFTQRVTTILVPLIKGALLSAALTAFGAAVFDLAIASILYPPNFMTLPVVINKAFEDLKFGYAAAATLTGGGLVIAIIALMELLFKYNKKQARSSAHESHS; encoded by the coding sequence ATGCAGCGCATAATAGGCTATGGGAACAGAACGGGCTGGCTTGTACTGGCCGTTCTGTTCCTGCTCATTCTTCTTCCGCTGGCCGCCGTCATCATTCAAGTTCTGCTGCCCGGGGTATTTTTCGGAAAACTGGTGCTTGGGGACTTGTCTCTGCTGCTGGATGTATTCCGCAGGCCACTGTGGTACGTCTCGCTTAAAAACTCGGTGCTGCTCGGCATCGGAACGACCTTCTTCGCCACAATCATTGGCGCCGCCCTTGCCATGGTTCGTTCACGCTGGTCATTCCCCACTGCCAAAATGCTGGACATCGCCGTGTGGCTGCTTATTATTACCCCTTCCTTCATTCTTGCGCAGGGCTGGGTCATGTTCGCTTCGGCCGACGGTCTGGCGTCGAGCTGGTTTGGCTGGACGTGGATGCATGCGCTGATCTTTCAACCGGCAGGACTCATCACCGTCATGACGCTCAGCAAGTTTCCTTTTGCTTACCTAACGGTTTATACCGCTATGGAGTGGAAGGTTGACCGGCTTAGCGAGGCAGCAAGACTATCCGGGGCATCGCCATGGACCGTGTGGCGGACGATTCAGGCCCCGCTGCTGCTGCCGGCCTTTTGCTCAGGTGCCATGCTCGTATTCATGGACACAGTCGGAGATTTCGGACTGCCCGCCTCCATTGCGGCCGTCTTCCGTTTTCCTACGCTGCCTTATTCGATCTATTCCGCCTTGTATACGTCACCGATCCGGTTCGATATGGCTGGTGCGCTTTCTTTTTACCTCGTCTTACTGATTGCACTCGCCATGTCCGTGCAGCTATATGCGATGCGTAAATCGAGATTCGATTTTCTGTCTTCGAGGGCGACACGTACAGAGGCGAAAAAGCCAAAGAAAGGTACGCCTTGGTTCGTTCTCGGCAATTTGGTGTTCTTGGCCATCGTCATCGGTATCCCTCTAGGATCTAATCTGCTGATGTCCGTCTCGGATTCATCTGCAGCTGCAGGAACCGTCAGCTTCACTCTTGAGCACTACAAGCAGCTGTTTACATCAGGCGGAGCACTTGTGAGCGGCCTGCTTCATTCCCTTGAAATTGCCGCCGGAGCCGCCGTTATCGGGCTTGTCATCGGGTTTCTGATTGCGTACGTCCTGACTTATTCGCAGTTCCGCGGACGCAAAGCCATCGATGTCATTTCACTCATCTCTCTTGCCGTGCCCGGCATTGTTCTCGGGATCGGATACATATTCATCTGGAACCAGGCCTGGTCGGACAAAATCGGTCTCCTCCTGTACGGAACGCCCTGGATTCTCATTCTCGCTAGCGTAGCCGGAACGGTTCCTGTCATTACAAGGGTTGTGGTCAGCGCCATGGCGAAGGTACCGGCTCAGCTCTTGTCTGCCGCCCAGATGCAGGGCGCATCCTTTACACAGCGCGTGACGACGATACTCGTACCGCTGATCAAGGGAGCTTTGCTGTCAGCAGCCTTAACGGCCTTCGGCGCAGCCGTATTTGATCTGGCCATCGCCTCGATCCTCTATCCGCCAAACTTCATGACGCTGCCGGTCGTGATTAACAAGGCGTTCGAGGACTTGAAATTCGGCTATGCAGCTGCAGCTACACTGACTGGCGGCGGTCTGGTCATCGCCATCATTGCCTTGATGGAGCTGCTGTTCAAGTACAATAAGAAGCAAGCAAGGAGTTCTGCCCATGAATCCCATTCTTGA
- a CDS encoding carboxypeptidase-like regulatory domain-containing protein has translation MQAASVTAILEGSDKAFQAYTGKDGTYRIDIPAGNVKVRAAYSGSKGKLSKYVNVSVPDDGNATANLQLLDYATVNYKLYTVLNGVKEGPVTFDWRVAYHYHMETSLPILAYGPPFQVAGVAGDKFRVCVDGREGALPTACDEVTIPDSNQAELEMTLQGIGAQVTASYINEETSSENNVNLQVFRIEGGKIAYKNVSYRRIGDKYLIDIPEPGDYRLVAYGQGGKTAVTEFKAAASENKELSPQVLSAKGKFAGQEGNGISVSRDMTTPGGTIVARVLYTSRDASQVVSAEDAEVMVELPDALEYIPTSLVVNGQPAEGTLSDGKLTVHVGTIKGGVSGAVQFSLKVKDQSLDDVTFLASMRYKGAPEERLGSAAIRLSYATIQAPEVVAKQEFTVSGTSFPGSKVDVYDGDVLLGEAQVSLQGGWVLGIRLPGSELSNHELRTIVQTGGPGVAGQTALVHFDPNDPGLEQISMRQGDGRVQNFLTDSGVAVFPFVYVPGQPFQYKLKFRDPSRISNVKVWMGLESADATLVGNEFVTSMILKGDPGPITVTYDKKEVASETPANPPTEGELRSTLPQSLRNYQVSSVTPPGGTTPDGTTLPSNTVSGLIHMNENIDAKVTISRTTTSGSPTDLEKQKMEKTGIQVFGTSTSQTGGSKSRTFTVKMKVPGEVAAALTGDTNKASSLSSLAVDPQEIALIIEMLNRGTQAYDLSSGIMSLVSPGAIERINADYEAALALCDPQAAEYYSDFAMEIKYDIAWHEFFKNAINILSTKLEGVGSLLFWAESYWAGQELDNIVNNELEELESHLKQYDCKIKPFPSKPPKKPLAKPKYIYDPSGYVYEGMTSNRLEE, from the coding sequence GTGCAAGCCGCTTCCGTTACAGCTATTCTAGAGGGGAGCGACAAGGCCTTCCAAGCCTATACGGGCAAGGATGGTACGTATCGTATCGACATCCCGGCAGGTAACGTAAAAGTACGGGCGGCATACAGTGGGTCCAAAGGAAAGCTATCCAAGTATGTGAACGTGAGTGTGCCGGATGATGGTAACGCTACTGCGAATCTACAGCTGTTGGATTACGCCACGGTGAACTACAAGCTCTATACCGTGCTAAACGGTGTGAAGGAAGGTCCTGTCACCTTTGATTGGCGAGTAGCTTATCACTACCACATGGAAACCTCTCTTCCCATTCTCGCGTATGGACCGCCTTTCCAAGTGGCCGGTGTAGCAGGTGATAAGTTCCGCGTATGTGTAGACGGACGTGAGGGAGCGCTTCCGACAGCCTGCGATGAAGTGACGATACCCGATTCGAATCAAGCCGAGCTGGAAATGACTCTTCAAGGCATCGGCGCCCAGGTGACAGCCTCATATATCAATGAAGAAACGTCGTCAGAGAACAATGTAAATCTGCAGGTGTTTCGAATTGAGGGTGGGAAGATTGCTTACAAGAACGTGAGCTACCGCCGTATCGGCGACAAGTATTTAATTGATATTCCTGAACCTGGAGACTACCGCTTGGTCGCTTACGGTCAGGGAGGCAAGACGGCCGTTACCGAATTTAAAGCAGCGGCTTCGGAGAACAAGGAGCTTTCACCTCAAGTACTCAGTGCCAAAGGGAAGTTTGCCGGACAGGAGGGCAATGGCATTAGTGTGTCCAGGGATATGACCACTCCAGGCGGCACGATCGTAGCCCGGGTGCTGTATACCAGCCGGGATGCGAGTCAAGTCGTGTCTGCGGAGGATGCGGAAGTGATGGTAGAGCTGCCGGATGCATTGGAATATATCCCGACTTCGCTTGTCGTGAACGGTCAACCTGCGGAGGGTACATTATCCGACGGCAAGCTGACTGTGCATGTAGGCACGATTAAGGGCGGAGTATCCGGGGCCGTTCAGTTCTCGCTGAAGGTGAAGGATCAGTCCTTGGATGATGTGACCTTCTTGGCCTCCATGCGTTATAAAGGGGCACCTGAGGAACGCCTCGGCTCGGCTGCCATCCGGCTTTCCTATGCTACGATCCAAGCGCCGGAGGTAGTTGCGAAGCAGGAGTTCACGGTCAGCGGAACCTCGTTCCCCGGCTCCAAGGTAGACGTATACGATGGAGACGTACTGCTAGGTGAAGCGCAAGTTTCCTTACAGGGCGGCTGGGTGCTGGGAATCCGGCTTCCAGGATCGGAATTGTCCAACCATGAGCTGCGTACCATCGTTCAAACGGGTGGACCGGGCGTAGCCGGACAAACGGCGCTTGTTCATTTTGATCCGAATGATCCTGGCTTGGAACAGATTTCGATGCGCCAAGGTGATGGACGTGTGCAGAATTTCTTAACAGATAGCGGAGTGGCGGTATTCCCGTTCGTCTATGTGCCGGGACAGCCTTTCCAATATAAGCTTAAGTTCCGCGATCCGAGCCGTATCTCGAATGTAAAAGTCTGGATGGGGCTGGAGTCGGCCGATGCTACACTTGTGGGTAACGAGTTCGTGACTTCCATGATCCTCAAGGGGGACCCGGGTCCGATTACAGTCACCTACGATAAGAAGGAAGTCGCGTCGGAGACACCGGCAAATCCACCAACAGAGGGAGAGCTGCGCAGCACGCTGCCTCAGAGCCTACGTAACTATCAAGTTTCTTCCGTAACGCCTCCGGGCGGTACAACACCTGATGGAACAACACTGCCTTCCAACACGGTTAGCGGGCTGATTCACATGAACGAAAATATTGATGCGAAGGTTACGATATCTCGCACCACGACGAGTGGCTCTCCAACTGACCTGGAAAAGCAGAAGATGGAAAAGACCGGCATTCAGGTGTTCGGCACCTCAACCTCACAGACCGGCGGAAGCAAATCCAGAACCTTCACCGTGAAGATGAAGGTGCCTGGAGAGGTGGCAGCAGCGTTGACAGGTGATACGAATAAGGCTTCTTCCCTGAGCAGCTTGGCCGTTGATCCGCAGGAGATTGCCCTGATTATCGAAATGCTGAACAGAGGAACGCAAGCCTATGACCTGAGCAGCGGCATCATGTCTTTGGTTAGCCCTGGCGCCATCGAACGGATTAACGCGGATTATGAAGCGGCGTTGGCTCTCTGCGATCCCCAAGCAGCGGAATACTATTCCGATTTTGCAATGGAAATTAAGTATGATATCGCTTGGCATGAGTTTTTCAAAAATGCGATTAACATTCTGAGTACCAAGCTGGAAGGAGTAGGGTCCCTGCTATTCTGGGCTGAATCCTATTGGGCCGGTCAGGAGCTCGATAATATTGTGAACAACGAGCTGGAAGAGCTGGAATCGCATTTGAAGCAGTACGATTGCAAAATCAAACCATTCCCTTCCAAGCCACCTAAGAAGCCTTTAGCCAAGCCAAAATACATTTACGATCCGAGCGGATACGTGTATGAAGGCATGACGAGCAACAGATTGGAGGAGTAA
- a CDS encoding TolB family protein, whose translation MGMSWLKKKRKASAGLMLSVLLLTGIVPQGVFADSAGQMASAGLSVQDSVYGSGGQSVAIDPSSVPVLDPLGFDVTNAHQVTISGTAKPGASVRIWYSLNEEETSALGEPAIADENGRFTVDVSLDDIGYGTYNFSASSIVDGQESAQSEPIMLEVDWIDAGYVFDVEWSLLTSTLALLSWSPPMVEGNPDPIPNPDIAGYRVYDDTAGVKLRDTTETQLTVPITAGAEMIIRITTVDHAGNESSGTTVTIASSTDEKTKLAELNKPASDAGFEAVLSGDGSTAVYTDAPASTEEQRLVFMVRKGFGGFMEKDMFSPTKEDSGLPNGSIHSLRVDETGDRVVFISNATNLTASPEQAGEHVYVYDKKRSGLELLSTPGVDAREPGISRDGRYVVFSENGRIYLIDRNADPSERRKLISETVDGSPENGTSTSAAISGDGKKIAFVSSSRNIKGMPAPYPGVFIYLYDVSQGVAVNRFADHNRYDHLEMDDAGKHIAYNSGYSFNRDDAYVMDVDTGIEMNVNGSRSVWNNSYDKVMITGDGKQVLAQLTETPSDRIKHYSELFQLSDPGNPTIPAGLNEDTFGAAIDRAGKRMIYGQENALYAACLADCDSTDPGSTLESAQWSVVNQVDDQLMAGGIVTLEAGGTTGQSVEAVISYRTAGSDEVKQKTVTMSEQPASPGYYKATFTLDDTIAEIVSGVVQLEGGTSRITLDRFPVKVAGVLSVHVQTDKTDRLGGLELFAVDGNGVEKHKDMSSNVLDYQLPLKSGAVYTVGIRYGEAVLVKQEGVTLAGGRTTALNLTPEFSSTLKVLVNEPTGQTRPAGIKVKFTPEGMEPVMIDIDSKGIAALPGKLPEGTSVTVEVVPPVGYKTGGERVVPLNLGENEISFDLFSILDSVTKVEMKYDKTVGQGSDTVPVMGSTATLVVTGKLDLSLQAAVISQQWKDGKQERVETPIDLSETEQGGSYTGTYLVTEGTASIESVEILIGSERLPEPFAIHKNVAGRLNVTLDVPEGKEWQEWRDPFQGSIVEVMYMNDKDYMRRHYDWKQIKDNVWSYGFDVPYNNLSYRVLLSYGSSLVPMDLNAPEFDFGQTAELKITPKYFVRISGDIKGPKGERVRSDYALTDSDGNVVLQGNTYGSYDLRVTAVKDQEYTLKVIPNDVYYLPKEIKVSANKINVGANVSVETKPSRKLEGTVTGNRRFPGASRFRYSYSRGERQGLPSLYGQGWYVSYRHPGR comes from the coding sequence ATGGGAATGAGTTGGTTGAAAAAGAAAAGAAAGGCTAGCGCAGGGCTGATGCTATCGGTCTTGCTGCTGACGGGCATCGTGCCGCAGGGAGTGTTCGCGGACAGCGCAGGTCAGATGGCAAGTGCCGGCTTGAGCGTTCAGGACTCGGTATATGGCAGCGGTGGGCAGTCCGTTGCGATCGACCCAAGTAGCGTTCCGGTGCTCGATCCGCTGGGTTTTGATGTAACTAACGCACATCAAGTGACGATCAGCGGCACTGCGAAGCCAGGAGCTTCCGTTCGGATCTGGTATTCCCTGAACGAGGAAGAGACTTCTGCTCTTGGGGAACCGGCGATTGCGGACGAAAATGGCAGATTTACTGTGGATGTTTCCTTGGATGATATTGGGTATGGCACGTATAACTTCTCGGCCTCATCCATTGTTGACGGACAGGAAAGCGCTCAGTCGGAGCCGATTATGTTAGAGGTGGATTGGATTGATGCAGGTTACGTCTTTGATGTGGAATGGAGCTTGCTGACTTCTACTTTAGCGCTTCTTAGCTGGAGTCCGCCAATGGTGGAGGGAAATCCAGACCCCATTCCGAATCCGGATATTGCGGGCTACCGGGTCTATGATGACACAGCAGGAGTTAAGCTGCGTGACACTACGGAAACGCAACTGACTGTGCCGATTACGGCAGGAGCCGAGATGATCATTCGAATTACTACGGTGGATCACGCCGGCAACGAATCATCCGGAACGACGGTAACCATTGCTAGCTCGACCGATGAGAAGACGAAGCTGGCGGAACTCAATAAACCGGCATCCGATGCCGGATTTGAGGCGGTACTCAGCGGAGACGGGTCCACGGCTGTTTATACGGATGCTCCTGCCTCTACAGAAGAGCAGCGGCTCGTATTTATGGTCAGAAAGGGATTCGGCGGGTTCATGGAAAAGGATATGTTCTCTCCGACCAAGGAGGACTCCGGCCTTCCGAACGGAAGCATTCACAGCCTTCGTGTTGATGAGACCGGCGACAGGGTGGTCTTTATTTCGAATGCCACCAATCTGACTGCATCCCCAGAGCAAGCCGGTGAGCACGTCTATGTCTATGACAAGAAGAGGTCCGGATTGGAGTTACTATCTACACCCGGTGTGGACGCTCGGGAGCCGGGGATTAGCCGGGACGGACGCTATGTCGTGTTCTCGGAGAACGGCCGGATTTATTTGATCGACCGCAACGCAGATCCTTCTGAACGGCGCAAGCTTATCAGCGAAACCGTGGACGGTTCTCCGGAGAACGGCACCAGCACAAGCGCGGCCATTAGCGGCGACGGCAAGAAGATCGCATTCGTCTCTTCTTCTAGAAACATTAAGGGAATGCCAGCACCGTACCCGGGGGTGTTCATCTATCTTTATGATGTGAGTCAGGGAGTGGCAGTGAATCGTTTTGCCGACCACAACCGATACGACCATTTAGAGATGGATGACGCTGGTAAGCACATCGCATATAACAGTGGATATTCATTTAACCGTGACGATGCCTATGTAATGGATGTCGATACAGGGATCGAAATGAACGTGAATGGGTCCAGAAGTGTCTGGAACAATTCGTACGATAAAGTCATGATTACCGGTGACGGAAAGCAGGTACTGGCTCAATTGACAGAAACCCCGTCAGATCGGATTAAGCACTACAGTGAGCTGTTCCAGCTGAGTGATCCGGGAAATCCTACGATTCCGGCCGGCCTCAATGAGGATACCTTCGGGGCTGCGATCGACCGTGCGGGCAAACGCATGATCTACGGACAAGAGAACGCCCTCTACGCTGCATGTTTAGCGGATTGCGATTCTACGGACCCCGGCTCCACACTGGAATCGGCCCAATGGTCGGTAGTGAATCAGGTGGACGATCAACTGATGGCAGGTGGCATTGTAACATTGGAGGCAGGCGGGACCACGGGCCAGAGCGTTGAAGCTGTGATTTCGTATAGAACCGCTGGATCTGATGAAGTCAAGCAGAAGACAGTGACAATGTCCGAACAACCAGCTTCACCTGGCTATTACAAAGCCACCTTCACATTGGATGACACCATAGCGGAGATTGTATCCGGCGTGGTTCAATTGGAGGGCGGTACCTCTCGCATTACCTTGGATCGTTTCCCGGTTAAGGTGGCAGGCGTACTGTCCGTGCATGTACAGACTGACAAGACCGACAGACTGGGTGGCTTAGAACTGTTCGCAGTGGATGGTAACGGGGTAGAAAAACATAAGGATATGTCCAGCAACGTGTTAGACTACCAGCTTCCGCTTAAATCCGGTGCTGTCTATACAGTGGGGATCCGTTATGGAGAAGCGGTATTGGTGAAGCAGGAAGGAGTCACATTGGCTGGAGGCCGTACTACGGCTCTCAACCTGACGCCGGAATTTTCCTCGACGTTGAAGGTGTTGGTGAATGAGCCGACTGGGCAAACACGACCGGCAGGCATTAAGGTCAAATTTACTCCTGAGGGCATGGAGCCGGTAATGATCGACATTGACTCGAAAGGAATCGCCGCTCTACCCGGCAAACTTCCGGAGGGTACATCCGTAACCGTAGAAGTCGTTCCTCCTGTAGGCTATAAGACTGGCGGAGAACGCGTCGTTCCGTTGAATCTGGGTGAGAACGAAATTTCGTTCGATCTCTTCTCGATTTTAGATTCCGTTACCAAGGTTGAAATGAAATATGACAAGACGGTTGGGCAGGGTAGCGATACGGTCCCGGTGATGGGTTCTACCGCAACCTTGGTTGTAACTGGCAAGCTCGATCTAAGCCTGCAGGCGGCGGTCATTTCCCAACAGTGGAAAGATGGCAAGCAGGAGCGGGTGGAAACACCGATAGACCTGTCAGAGACAGAGCAAGGGGGAAGCTACACCGGTACTTATCTTGTTACGGAAGGAACGGCAAGTATTGAATCCGTCGAGATTCTCATCGGCAGTGAACGTTTACCGGAGCCTTTTGCCATTCACAAGAATGTTGCAGGCCGTTTGAATGTAACGCTGGATGTCCCCGAGGGCAAAGAATGGCAAGAGTGGAGAGATCCGTTCCAAGGCTCAATCGTTGAAGTTATGTATATGAACGATAAGGATTATATGAGACGGCACTACGACTGGAAGCAGATAAAGGACAACGTTTGGAGCTACGGCTTCGATGTGCCGTATAACAACCTATCGTACAGAGTGCTTCTGTCCTATGGCTCAAGTTTGGTTCCAATGGACCTGAACGCACCGGAATTTGATTTTGGGCAAACGGCCGAGCTGAAGATTACGCCTAAATATTTCGTTCGGATCTCTGGAGATATCAAGGGTCCAAAAGGAGAGAGGGTCCGTTCGGATTATGCACTAACCGATTCGGACGGAAATGTGGTTCTCCAAGGCAATACGTATGGCAGCTACGATCTTCGTGTAACGGCTGTGAAGGATCAGGAATATACCCTGAAAGTGATACCGAACGACGTGTATTACCTTCCTAAAGAAATAAAGGTAAGTGCAAATAAAATTAACGTAGGAGCAAACGTGTCTGTTGAAACCAAGCCGTCCCGCAAACTGGAGGGAACGGTAACGGGGAACAGACGGTTCCCCGGTGCAAGCCGCTTCCGTTACAGCTATTCTAGAGGGGAGCGACAAGGCCTTCCAAGCCTATACGGGCAAGGATGGTACGTATCGTATCGACATCCCGGCAGGTAA
- a CDS encoding extracellular solute-binding protein has translation MLVNLSSRKKWASLLLINAMMLTTVACGSTEGASSKPAADATAEPSKAAASTPAASEKPNTEEPAQKTDEPLVVYLNDFDEIIKPMFEQATGYKLELVTGNGAEISSRLEAEKGNPHWDVVWMDAMPTIDKMGKDGQLLENWKPQNIGNLTDFAKQFVPSTNSYVPTGAHAASVIVYNTKAFNANTAPKTWKELASATFKGSIGMADPAVAAPAYPFVAWFFQAQGMDAGKQYFESLMKNGLHVYPKNPNVAKALTSGEIKAAALQESNAYIMKNQGQPVDIIWPEEGAPASVRVAAIQKNTKHAEAAKAFIEFLLDPKTQQTLIDKEKRATSSLP, from the coding sequence ATGTTAGTCAATCTTTCGTCTAGAAAAAAATGGGCTTCACTCTTACTCATCAATGCCATGATGCTTACAACTGTTGCCTGCGGCAGCACAGAGGGGGCTTCCAGCAAGCCTGCTGCGGATGCCACTGCAGAGCCGAGCAAGGCTGCAGCGAGCACACCTGCTGCAAGTGAGAAGCCCAATACGGAGGAACCGGCCCAGAAAACGGACGAGCCGCTGGTCGTGTATTTGAACGACTTTGATGAAATCATCAAGCCGATGTTTGAGCAGGCGACCGGCTACAAGCTGGAGCTGGTTACCGGTAACGGTGCGGAGATTTCTTCGCGACTTGAAGCTGAGAAAGGCAACCCGCACTGGGACGTTGTCTGGATGGATGCTATGCCTACGATCGATAAGATGGGTAAGGATGGACAGCTGCTCGAAAACTGGAAGCCCCAAAATATCGGTAACCTGACCGATTTCGCGAAACAATTCGTACCTTCCACGAACAGCTATGTGCCAACCGGCGCTCATGCCGCTTCGGTTATCGTTTACAACACTAAAGCGTTCAATGCCAATACGGCACCGAAAACATGGAAAGAGCTCGCAAGCGCGACATTCAAAGGCTCCATCGGCATGGCAGACCCTGCTGTCGCTGCCCCGGCCTATCCCTTCGTCGCCTGGTTCTTCCAAGCTCAAGGCATGGATGCGGGCAAGCAATATTTTGAAAGCTTAATGAAGAACGGACTGCACGTATATCCCAAAAACCCCAACGTTGCCAAAGCTCTTACAAGTGGCGAGATCAAGGCGGCCGCCCTCCAGGAAAGCAACGCGTACATCATGAAAAATCAAGGCCAGCCTGTTGATATCATTTGGCCGGAGGAAGGCGCGCCGGCATCGGTTCGTGTCGCTGCCATTCAAAAAAACACGAAACACGCCGAAGCAGCCAAGGCGTTCATCGAATTCCTGCTCGATCCGAAGACACAGCAGACCTTGATCGATAAGGAGAAGAGAGCTACTTCGAGCCTTCCGTGA
- a CDS encoding glycosyltransferase: MTKPGVSIITCTNQPRFFKNILINYLSQRYKRKELIIIINKDGVNVNQWRRKTAGIPNVTIYQVPGRISLGQCLNCGISRAKYPLITKFDHDDYYSPYYLREQVRELLRTRSPVLGKHACLVYLAASKRLIIRSPQEQKKFVGFIQGGTLLFRREVLKNVRFSDLSLGEDVKFLRDCTKRGYAIYATSPYNYVYIRRKNKSTHTWRVGDHRFLVGSRPITVTKHFRRFAVRKP, encoded by the coding sequence TTGACCAAGCCGGGAGTGTCCATCATCACGTGTACGAATCAGCCCCGTTTTTTCAAGAACATCCTGATCAATTACCTCAGCCAGCGTTACAAACGCAAAGAGTTGATTATCATCATCAATAAAGACGGAGTTAACGTTAATCAATGGAGGCGTAAAACTGCTGGTATTCCCAATGTGACGATCTATCAAGTGCCGGGGCGGATATCGCTTGGCCAATGCTTGAATTGCGGCATATCCAGAGCCAAATATCCACTCATTACAAAATTTGATCACGACGATTATTATTCGCCGTACTATTTGAGAGAGCAAGTCCGGGAGCTCCTGCGTACAAGAAGCCCGGTGCTTGGCAAGCACGCATGCCTGGTCTATTTGGCTGCCAGCAAAAGGCTCATCATCCGGTCTCCTCAAGAACAGAAAAAATTCGTGGGGTTCATTCAAGGTGGGACACTCCTATTTCGGCGAGAAGTCCTTAAGAATGTACGCTTCTCGGATCTTTCACTTGGTGAGGATGTCAAATTTTTGAGGGATTGCACTAAGAGAGGCTACGCCATATACGCGACTTCTCCCTACAACTACGTGTACATTCGCAGAAAAAATAAAAGCACGCACACCTGGCGGGTAGGCGATCATCGCTTCCTGGTCGGCAGCCGGCCTATAACTGTGACCAAGCATTTCCGCCGCTTTGCTGTACGCAAGCCTTGA
- a CDS encoding LysR family transcriptional regulator has product MNFQQLRVFVHAARCSTLTEAAEQLDLKQPTVSFHLKKLEEDLGVELFRKQLRHLQLTETGQALFPFARRIYALVGEAERLMMEYREQGRGLLKLGASYTPATYFMPPYLADFQTQYPQVTPTLSVKKASSILILLKEYEVDVAVVSLPLTDIEGLQLVPLVQDELKLMLPPEHPLSRKEHITVSDLSKEPFLVHEHGSTSRELSEAWARDNGLRLNIRMELGAIETIKESVKHGIGIGILPLRSVEKEIQRGELIMRNLPGYVNRRHICLVFRDEEVMPYQVRTFIQFMRSRCSLPGSHVQSI; this is encoded by the coding sequence ATGAACTTTCAGCAATTGCGTGTTTTTGTCCATGCCGCCCGTTGCTCAACCTTGACAGAAGCCGCTGAGCAGCTGGATCTCAAGCAGCCGACAGTCAGCTTTCATCTGAAAAAACTGGAAGAAGACCTTGGCGTCGAGCTGTTCCGCAAACAGCTGCGCCACCTGCAGTTGACGGAAACCGGCCAGGCGTTGTTTCCCTTCGCTAGGCGTATTTATGCGTTGGTTGGTGAAGCGGAGAGGCTTATGATGGAATACAGGGAGCAAGGAAGAGGGCTGCTTAAGCTTGGGGCGAGCTATACACCCGCTACTTATTTCATGCCGCCTTATCTAGCGGATTTTCAAACGCAGTATCCACAAGTGACACCGACGCTATCCGTGAAAAAAGCGAGCAGCATTCTTATTCTTTTAAAAGAATATGAGGTTGACGTTGCCGTAGTTTCGCTGCCTCTCACCGATATAGAGGGCTTACAGCTTGTCCCGCTCGTGCAAGACGAGCTGAAGCTGATGCTTCCGCCGGAGCACCCGCTGTCCCGGAAAGAGCATATTACGGTGTCCGATCTTAGTAAGGAGCCTTTCCTTGTCCATGAGCATGGCTCCACCTCACGGGAGCTTTCGGAAGCCTGGGCGCGGGATAACGGCCTTCGCCTCAACATTCGGATGGAGCTTGGAGCTATAGAGACGATTAAAGAATCCGTAAAGCACGGCATTGGAATCGGCATTTTGCCGCTGCGCAGCGTCGAGAAGGAAATTCAGCGCGGTGAGCTGATCATGCGCAACCTGCCCGGTTACGTAAACAGGCGGCATATTTGTCTTGTCTTCCGGGATGAGGAGGTTATGCCCTATCAGGTGCGAACGTTTATTCAATTTATGCGAAGCCGATGCAGCCTGCCAGGTTCGCATGTCCAATCCATATAA